One Branchiostoma floridae strain S238N-H82 chromosome 1, Bfl_VNyyK, whole genome shotgun sequence genomic region harbors:
- the LOC118410769 gene encoding beta-1,4 N-acetylgalactosaminyltransferase 2-like isoform X3, with translation MKNQVDGLSPISYPAHGVYVRPMRSVWLKGIRVELFNSSDVHSNKQMEFQINATRGIFQLAGRVRWVSVNGIGANTLKISTRSPSLLNLQLKYIVYRNTEFDANIVDFAKIRFSETTVTMPIHIQHVQLPWLFIEGKGQIQDRVTVAVKTFLRYSRLRNAIKAVDQLYPGTRIVVADDTPDHLFTSFQSSNVDHFRMPAYTGYFAGRNLGLSQVSTEYFFYQDDDMMITEETKLDMLVSFLDNTNFHLVSVAVARNLFATTFDIFGNKSRTCIDQKTDPGYYMAIKNFPGFYANDVGLNAFLASTNEVKAVGFDPHPALARLGHGEFFLSALGRLRIAACEICSIRHMKGGFDAGNYTLYRRVSKKNTLERNIYNQYMHNVDCFRKQWTRSGETNRNIKKVNKNKKKIKIKNKE, from the exons ATGAAAAACCAAGTCGATGGCTTATCACCAATAAGTTACCCAGCACACGGAGTTTACGTCAGGCCGATGCGTTCTGTTTGGCTCAAAG GGATTCGAGTGGAGCTATTCAATAGCAGTGATGTTCACAGCAACAAGCAAATGGAG TTTCAGATAAATGCTACCAGAGGAATATTCCAACTGGCTGGGCGTGTACGATGGGTAAGCGTCAACGGAATTGGTGCCAACACACTAAAAATCTCGACACGGAGTCCATCCCTGCTAAATCTCCAGCTAAAGTACATCGTGTATAGAAATACAGAGTTTGACGCCAACATCGTTGACTTCG CTAAAATTCGTTTTTCGGAGACAACTGTGACCATGCCAATACATATTCAACATGTACAACTGCCCTGGCTGTTTATCGAAGGAAAAG GCCAGATTCAGGATAGAGTGACTGTTGCTGTCAAGACATTTCTTCGTTATAGTAGACTTCGAAATGCAATTAAAGCTGTTGATCAACTGTACCCTGGGACAAGAATAGTTGTTGCTGATGATACACCCGACCACCTATTCACTAGTTTCCAAAGTAGCAACGTGGACCACTTTAGGATGCCAGCATATACG GGTTATTTTGCTGGCCGAAACCTTGGATTATCCCAAGTATCGACGGAATACTTTTTCTACCAAGATGATGATATGATGATCACAGAAGAAACAAAGCTAGACATGCTCGTATCATTTCTGGATAATACCAATTTTCACCTT GTGAGCGTAGCTGTTGCACGTAACTTATTTGCTACGACCTTTGATATTTTTGGAAACAAGTCCCGAACCTGCATTGACCAAAAGACAGACCCTGGATATTACATGGCAATCAAAAACTTTCCTG GGttctatgcaaatgatgtcGGACTGAATGCATTTCTTGCGTCTACCAATGAAGTGAAAGCTGTCGGATTTGACCCACATCCCGCGTTGGCACGATTGGGACACGGAG AGTTTTTCCTATCCGCTCTTGGAAGGCTCCGGATAGCCGCTTGTGAAATTTGCTCAATTCGCCACATGAAGGGAGGATTCGATGCTGGAAACTACACCTTGTACCGTCGTGTTAGTAAGAAAAATACACtggaaaggaatatatacaaCCAATACATGCATAACGTTGACTGCTTTAGGAAACAATGGACAAGAAGTGGGGAGACGAACCGAAATAttaaaaaagtaaataaaaacaagaaaaaaataaaaataaagaataagGAATAA